In the Arachis hypogaea cultivar Tifrunner chromosome 20, arahy.Tifrunner.gnm2.J5K5, whole genome shotgun sequence genome, ATCCGCATATAAAAAAGTTCACCAGACGAAGGATGAGCAAAACTCAATCTTCCAATTGAGAATCCCCTCTGTCTCGGCTTCCACTCCCTACTGTTCGAACAATAGACAAATTTGCCTGGATATTCAACATATGTTAAAGACCGCCCATCCAGGAACCGCCTGTTGGCTATCATCCAACCCGTAAATATCGTCAGCAAATCTTTGTTGCGCAAATAAACATGAGTAGTGATATCAGCATCATCGAATACAACATGTTGTTGGTTCGGCAAGTGAAAAGTCAACCTCTGTACTGACGGCCATCTATGATGAATATCATAAGCAAAAATTCTCCACATGGATTCAGACGGTGATAAATAACGACAATCGTAATACTGCTTGATCTCATCAACCACCTGAGAAGATTCACTAACATGATATGTTTCTCCAACAGTTGCAGTCACCCGATCCGGATCCTTATTGATATACTTAAAAAGATACTTGATGACGTTTGACTTGTTACAGAACTCAAGATTTATGTGAGCTTGATATTTCATTAGCAGCAGTGGATTATAAGGCACAACAAATCTGTTGTCAATATCAACGTCGTTGATCTTCACTGCCACACCCATATTACGACGTCTATATATCGGATAGCCATCTTCATCAAAGCTCGTTTGGTCAACGAATCTTTTCGGATAAAATTTTGAGCATTTACCATCTTTCATGCAAGGAGAACTCGGTCTAAGTCGACCGCAGGGACCATGGATCATGTACTTGGTGAGGACATTATAAAGAGCTGGAAATTTGAGGGGATTGGGTAGCTCGGCACAGATGAATTCATCAACAATTTCAAAACTTTGTAAGTTGATTTCCCCGTTAAGCCATAGTAACATGTGTGCATATGGTAGACCTCTTTTTTGGAACTCAATAGTATGAtacctaaaaaatacaaaaatatcattaAGAAGCCAGACAACTACATGTCCGAGGACAACAGACAAAAATTGAAATGCCAAGCGAGAAATAACATACCTGCACTAAGTGGACCAAAAAACACACCTTCCTTGAGATCGCTTAGAAGGCATTTCAACTTAGCATGAAAGACACGGCAAGAGATATCAGGACGATCGGCGATGGAAATTCGCTCTCGCTCTGTGAATCGCTGAAATTCAGGCCAATTTGGATTACACGTAATAGTAAGGAATAAATCTGGATAGCCAAAATGTTTACAGATTGCCATCGCATCCTAACAACGATTAAACATATAACGTCTACCACCAGTGAAAGAAGAAGGCAAGATGACTCGTGTCCCAATTGAAGAAGCTTCGTCATCACCACGACACATAGCCTCTTCTATTCCTTGAAGC is a window encoding:
- the LOC140183250 gene encoding uncharacterized protein: MAICKHFGYPDLFLTITCNPNWPEFQRFTERERISIADRPDISCRVFHAKLKCLLSDLKEGVFFGPLSAALYNVLTKYMIHGPCGRLRPSSPCMKDGKCSKFYPKRFVDQTSFDEDGYPIYRRRNMGVAVKINDVDIDNRFVVPYNPLLLMKYQAHINLEFCNKSNVIKYLFKYINKDPDRVTATVGETYHVSESSQVVDEIKQYYDCRYLSPSESMWRIFAYDIHHRWPSVQRLTFHLPNQQHVVFDDADITTHVYLRNKDLLTIFTGWMIANRRFLDGRSLTYVEYPGKFVYCSNSREWKPRQRGFSIGRLSFAHPSSGELFYMRMLLNVQ